Part of the bacterium genome, TTCACGCGTTTACTTGACACCTATATTGATGTGCTCTTCCTGAACGAGCGCGAAGCCGGTGAGATTACCGGATATGAAGATCCGCTTATGGCGTCAAAACAGCTAGCCAAGAAGGTGAAGCAGTTGTGCCTCACTCGCGGCGAAGAGGGCGCAATTATCGCCAACGAGGGGCGTCTTCGCTCGACACCACGTTTGGCCATTTCGAAAGTTGTGGATACTACCGGAGCCGGCGATCTGTATGCCGCAGGTGTCTTACGCGGACTTAGCCTTGGATTCGATCTTTCGACATCTTCAATGATCGGTGCAAGGGTAGCCGCCGCTGTCGTTGAGAAAGTCGGCGCTCGATTGACCCCTTCAGACCTTCACTAAGTATTTCGGATTTGATTTAAAGGACGCGATTCAGTCTACTGAAGCATCACGACTGAAAGCGATGTTCCTTCGCCCGACGTATCGGAGAGCGTTTCCGCTCGTTTGATCTTCAATCTCCTTGCTGCATAGGCAATCGCTGCCAATGGAGCCGTGCTCGGCAATTGCGCATTACGGAGGCGATCGTAGAGAGTACGCCACTCCAGCTTGCCGACAGCATCATCGATCTGATCGACCTTTCCTGTGTTGACAGGGGACTCGAACATCAACTCTGAGCAGCCAACAATCAATGATCTTTGCGGGTCAACCACCGCAGAAAGTACCTCGCCGACTGCAACAACATTCGACTCGTCTTCGCTTCCCATGATTATCGGGACAATGCGAAAGTCACCAAGCAACCTTTGCAGGAACGGCAGCAGCATTTCAATCGCATACTCGGCGTCCTTGCCCCCTGTGTGGCCGGTGCCGGCAAAAACTACGCGAGGGTGGCTATTCGCCATTCTTTCGGCAACGGGCAAATCCACAAAAACTCTCCCCAAGGGTGTATCGTAGGCTCCGCCGAGATAGACCGAATTGTAATCGAAGAAGTTCTGTTGAGCCGAAGCGACTAATATCACAGTCGAATATTTCTTATGATTGAGTGCACGAATTGCACCGAGTTCTCCGGCCAGATACAAGCTCTCTGATGTACACGATGTGACAATCGCGCCAATCTCGCCCTTTACTGATGTCGGTCTGGTCGTCGCGGCAATTCTCTTGTCAATGTTTCCGCTCAACACCGCCGGGTCTGCGGAGTATGATTCTCCGGCAAAACACGGCCTGCGAACCAGCTCAGGCTTCTGTAGCTTAACTTCCATAGTGGCAAGATGGTAACGACTAAGTGACATCTGAGGCAAGCTAAATCGCGCGAATCGGCACCAAAGTTCGCGCCATTGCGATTGACCAGAAAAAGCCTTGACATCACTCCATCATTATTATATAGAAGAACCTGATCGCGGGGTGGAGCAGTCCGGTAGCTCGTCGGGCTCATAACCCGAAGGTCGTAGGTTCAAATCCTACCCCCGCTACCAAACTTAAGCCCTTGAAGCCCAATACCTTCAGGGGCTTTATCATAGACTGCGGAGTCTTGGTTGGCGGGTTCTTC contains:
- the amrB gene encoding AmmeMemoRadiSam system protein B, which translates into the protein MSLSRYHLATMEVKLQKPELVRRPCFAGESYSADPAVLSGNIDKRIAATTRPTSVKGEIGAIVTSCTSESLYLAGELGAIRALNHKKYSTVILVASAQQNFFDYNSVYLGGAYDTPLGRVFVDLPVAERMANSHPRVVFAGTGHTGGKDAEYAIEMLLPFLQRLLGDFRIVPIIMGSEDESNVVAVGEVLSAVVDPQRSLIVGCSELMFESPVNTGKVDQIDDAVGKLEWRTLYDRLRNAQLPSTAPLAAIAYAARRLKIKRAETLSDTSGEGTSLSVVMLQ